In the Dysidea avara chromosome 14, odDysAvar1.4, whole genome shotgun sequence genome, TAATGGTATTGTTAAGATGATTATCATCTATGGTCAATGTAGCACCGTGGCTTATCTGGTAAATGCTTACTTAGCATGGCGTGTTGTCTATCCAAAGGCTGGATGGGTTAAAATTACTTGTCATTTGGCCTTGCTGTCGTATTTGCTATCCTGTTTTATGAACTGGTCGTTTCACCTCTTTTGGCTCTATGGCTGTGTAGTCAACATGGATATCAGTATTCTAACCATACTATACATTATAGGGTTGGCCTTTACTATCAATGATGATATCAAGTTGATTTCATGGCTGATTAAACAGAAGTCACCAATGGCCACTAACTAAATCTATTAGAAGAATTGGTAGGACTAATGAAaagtatattattatatttatttagGAGTTATTATTGTTTGTAGATAacattaaaatatatatagCATTATTTTTATATTCTAGTATGTACATTCTACGTATATACATTTCCTATGATATCCTCGTGCAGTTCCATACTGcattagctatataattatgtaaaggTATATCTATACATTTCTATGATAGCATGAGGGTTGTGTCAGATCCTTCTCTATGTGCTCATGATGGCTTATCAGCATGTAGAAGACTTGGTGATTAAAGTTACAACGGTGTTAACATTTTGGCCAGAGTTAAAGCAAAAAAATCTGCTACATTAGACAGAAatagtaattttttttctaataAAATTGGCTGGTTGACTTGTAGAGTTTATAATTTTTATTGTTCATTTCCCTGCAACACATCAGAAACCTCCCCATAACATAACTCTTATGGTAAGTCTCATGTACCACTTATagttagtgatgcaccgattacTTGATGAAATAAGTTTATTAGATAAATACCGGAATCAGAAATTGGTATACATTGACTCTGGCACAAAATTAAGATTTATACAAATACTGTGTGATTATCATAAGCTCATTGGGTTGGTTTATCAGCTGCTTTGAATATCAGCTCAAAGCCTTATTGGTGCATTGCTCACCAAGACTACTAACAGCATACAGTGTGCGGAACAGCAATGGGCTACCCTGCATGCCCATGCAGTGATACTGATGCATGATTAAACAAACGTAACTAAGTATAGGAAACACGTACAAAGAGCTTCTTTGCTAGTGAAGCTCCATGCACATTCATGCCTCTGTAACACATGACAAAcccttatagctagctatacaattCTTAAAAAGAATAAAACACATGGAAATATTTGCAGCAATAGCTAATTGTTATGTGATATAAATATtaccagtgtgtgtgtggtattgTACAGTGTGTTCATTTTGCAGACTCGAGTTTTGTTCAAATGATTTACTTCTTAGCAAAGGATGCTTCTTCTTTGAGCCATTGTACTCCTCAGGTGGGACAAACACCAATGATCGACTCATATGGTAAGTCTTTGGACCTGTAGCACGAACTCTCACTGACAGTGGGACCTCATCAAGTAATACTCTAGTACTGGACACATTTCCTTTGGCTGaaacagagtacaatataatgaACTATACAGCTAAAACTGTCCATTATACACTTACCTACAGTGTCGCCCAATTTCCAAAGTTGGTCCAGTTTGTGAGGTGTTGATGTTCTAGAGGTGGTGTCATCTAGAGCTACTTGTGTAAATCCTTTTGGTGTGAACTGAACACTATAGCTACCTACAAATGGACACACATACATCATGTATTGTGAGTGGTTGCACGAAGGAAAAAGCCAAAACGTGTTGATTCATAGAAACTTCTTCAAGAGCCAGTACAGTATGTTACTCATAAACATGTTATCATTAACGACACATACGTTTTATACTGTGAGGAGTTGGCGTTCTTCTTTCCATCTTATGAGGAGTAGTAAGCCTTCTAACACGACGACGCTGTAAGTGATCTACATGGAAAAAAGCATATATACACACTTCTTAGAGTATATTATATGTGAGTACAACGGAACCTGTAGTTGGGGAAGAAGAATGGCGAGCAGAAGAGTAACTGAGATATGGATTTCTGATTACTTTATCAGTATTTTTTAGTAGCTTGATTTTATGTTGAATGTTTTTCTCAGTTTCCCAGGCAGCATGTCTTGTGGCTCTTTCTAACGTAGCAGTTTGTTTCATCTTAATTGTCTGATCTCTTCGAGGCTTGTGGATATCCCAAGATATAAGGTTAGTCTGTAACTGCGCCCTTTTCTGCTCTTGCTTCTTTTTTAACCATTCTGACACTGACGGCTTTGGAGATATGCCAAGTGATTGTAGAGTAGTACCAAAAACAGCATTCTCAGTTGCTGCAGTTTCTAATACTTCATCTATTTTCGAATGTACGGTCTACAAATCAGATATAATATTTGCATGCAAAACAATATGGTTATTGATATCAGTACCTCTGATGTGGCTTGTATCTTTCTTAATCTACTGTTGTACTTGTCCACCAATTCTTTAGATTCCTCTTTGGCTTTACTCTACACACAAGTGTGGTATAACATGCATAAAGCCATAACAATGTTTAACCTCTTTCATTTTGTGCTCCATTCTCATTTTTTCAAGATGTTCTTCTAGCCTCGCAAATTCAAACTGCTTTGTTAACTTGACATGTGTTGCTTCTGCCTACAAAATCAGAACacaatgtactgtataattatagagTATACACTATTGTGCATACCTTTAGCAATTCTTGAATGGCAAGAAAAGCTGGAGTCTTCTTTGTATCTAACTGAGCCCTTGCTTTCCTGATACGTCTTTCAAGAGGATCGATATCAATGACTACTGGAGATGGAGCTTTAACTGGTTCAGGACTAGGGGTAGCTGGGGGTGTGGGTGTTGGCAGAGGTGTAGGTGTTCTGGACTCTTCCCAGAGTAGCACTGGTAAAGTTTTTCGTAGTTGAGATGCCTCATCTATCAAATCATCAGCAGCATTCTTTGCTACCTTCTCACCAACCTCCATAGCTTTTCTACCAAGAGGTGATCCCATTATGGCCCCAGCTAGGAAAGTAGCCTGAGCACCATACAGTGCCACAGCACTAGCTATCATTGTGGTCGGCTTTTGCTCCTGCCCACGCAAGAAACTAATGGCCCTAGAAAACAAACTGCTATCTGATTTGAACCTTTCTGGTCTCTCAAGTGACTTTTGCTTGCCAATAGTCTCTCCTCCTGGTGACTGCATTGCTGCAGACTGgtgagtatcttgatctttaggTAACGTTGTAGCTGTTTCCTCCTCTGTGCTAACCTTTTCACTGTCTAATGGATGCTGTATATGTTCAGTCACTTGATCTTCCTTAGCAGCATCTACACTAGCCTTAACTTGACCACTTTGAACAGCATCGTCATCAAGGCTTTGCTCTGTAATTTTGTTTTCAGCATCAAATGCAGCTTGTTTTTCAGGCAATGACTTTTTCTCATCATCAAATGCAACCTGTTTTTCAAGTAATGGTTTTTTATTTTCAACACTGGATACAGTGACTTCATGTACCATGATTGCTGACTCATTTGTTTTCTCAACAGCTCCTGGAATGTCTTCCTCAGGTGGTATATCCTTTGTTTCACTAACAGGAGAAAAGTAGCTATATGGCTGTCCTCCAGCACCTTGTATCAATGCTGCAGCTTCTGCATGCCCATAAGCTTGAGCACAATCTAGTGGGGTTAGCTTATCATTCTGTAGTAAATAGTAAATAACATATGAATGTACAGAATATATGGGCTTAAGGTGCAATATTgactttttaaaaaatattaaaGTCCCTAAAGACTGACTTGAGCTCTTATGCGATTAATTTTTCGTTGAGTTTGTAAGTTTGTTTCATCATTACACTAGATCAATTTTTTCAGCAGTTTACTTTTGCAAATGCACTGCCTAATTGTGACCCGTACACTAATCACTATAGCaacaatgtatacatgcatgcaaccTGTTTAAGTGGCCCAAGCAATTCAATTACATTTTTTCATTAGATAACATTCTCTCAAGTAGTGCAAAGCATACTACTTGAATGTATCTGCTCTGCTGGTGTAGTGGTATCATACAAGTTTCCCATTCTTGTGACCTGGGTTCAATTCCCAAGCAGTGCAACcttttttgttttgtgtttttagTATAAGcgatatccacaatgacatttTTTGACAATTTGACATAACAAAATGTTTCTAAATTCGAAAAAAAAGGTGAAGTTGAAGCATATAGTATATAAGGCAATACAAATGTATTATTTGTGTGTGCAATTAAGATTTTGGTCTGTTTTCCTCGTTGGATCTCATTTGCATTGTCACAATACGTTTATCTATAATTATCTCCTGAATAAAAATACAAACAATATTTTTTCAATTACTACATGCTAAAGTCTGTGAAACCCCCACAATAACACACCCCATCACATTCTGTCATTGTGGATATTGTCTATTGTTACGTCCTCAGTAGTCCAACAGGGACACGCAGTTACTTTACTTATCAGCTGACACATATAAACTGACCTCTTCAGTAGTAAGTACCACATTAGGGTCAAAGTTAGCATCCAGTATCATCTTCACACACAATGATTGACCCTGCACTGCACTATAGTGTAGTATAGTGCTTCCATCTGATGTTTGGGCATAAATGTCGCATCCAATTGAAGCAAGATATTCCAAAGTGTCTATATACGTACAACATAACACAGTACATCAGCCATCAACCTATCAACATACCAGCTTGTCCATTGGCTGCTGCATCATGAATGGGTCTTACTCCCTTTGAACTTTGCAATTCAAAATCTGCTCCATACTGTGCTAGCAGTTGAAGAGCCTCCAGGAAACCTAGACTAGCTGCCAGATGAGTCAAACTGTGGCAAATATCATACCATGTGACATTGCGATGTAGCTAATATCTATACCTTCTTCCGTCTCTATTTTGATGGTTACAGTTAGAGCCTCTGCTTAACAAAAACTCCATGCAACCAAGACTACCTCCTTCAAGTGCATGGAACAGTGAAGTCTGGCCTTCAGCATCTTCAGCATTGCCATTACACCTGGCTGTCTCGATCAGGTACTGACAAGCTAGTAGGTTGTCATTTCTTGATGCCATGTGAAGAGCTACAAAgtcacaatgaaacaaaagtatAGTGCATGTTTGCATGACTATTTGTAAAGAAATAACTGTTGTCCTATACCACTGGAACACAAAAGAGCCTTGTTAAACATTTACTGTATATCCCTTCATATATAGGAATTTCTATAATATGCATGCATAACATAATAACTCATACAGTTGAGCGTTATTTGGCTCTCTTTATCTCAACATTCTTTAATGCTTCCCTACCATTTAATGCTTCCCTACCATTCAATCCTTCCCCATCAATTTTATTGCAGTCAGCTCCAAACATAACAAGTAACTGAAGACAGTTGATACTACCTATATGCACACGTAAGGAATGTTTTATTAATGTGGATCACATAGCTCACCAGCATTCTGTGCTGCCCAGTGCAGTGGCGTTCTCTTATTGCCATCTTCACTTTCCATATCACATCCTGCTTCTAGCAGATACTTCAAACATGCTTCGTTCCTGGAGTACAAGACAAAGTACATGTCATAAAGTGATACCAAAACATTTCCTTGTTGCATTTTAATACTCCATGTATTACACATACTGCCAATTGTTGGTGCAGCTAAGGAGCTGGAATGTTTGAATAGTTTTGGTGTACACAAGCTATAtgtaaaaattaattatgaaaCTTCAGTGCCAGTGAATTATGTTGATCATGTGTCGCAATTGATGATGATGTAGCACTTGTTTTTGACTATGAAAGTCACACAATGTGCTATTATATTTTGGGGGTTCTGGGGGGCTTCGAATAGAATACCTAGTAATGGTACTGAGGTTTTGTGGGTACACAAGTTGGAAATTTCATTGAGATAAAAGATGCTTGATGATCAACTTTCtctgaaattttgcataaaGCAGTTTACAGCTGGTATGAAAGGTATGAAAAGTCACAAAGAGTCAACAGTCATGTCATACTAGTCAGAGATGTTACACAAATACCTGTACAACTAGAAGTTTATGAAGTACATTTTACTTACCCAGAATTAGCAGCATAGTGTACAGGTAAGTTTCCCTGCTTAGTAGGGACATTAACTGCTAGTCCCAGCTGTGCCAAAGCAACAAGACAGTCAAGCTGGCCACTACCTGTAAGGAAAGAAACTTTATAAACTAGTACCACTTTTTTACTAGTACCTGCTGCCCAATGCAGGGCCGTGCAATCCTCAGCATCACGTGTTTGTATGTTACAGCCAAGATTAATTAATGTCTCAATGTTCTTACTGTTTCCACCCATGGCAGCACTATGCAGAGGGGTTCTACCCTGTTTGTCACACAGCTCCAACAAGGAAGGCAGGGCTTTACACAGTATTTGTATACATTTATGAGCTTTGTCTGCATGGCTCTCACAAGCCCAGTGTATGCATCCCTTTCCGTCACTGTCAACTGCATCCAGGGATACCTATAACACACACATACTCTGATCATGCACATGCTGATGTTTAAAGTTAAGACACATGCAGGGAGTTTCAGAAGCTTTAGAAAATCCCTTTCAATTTTACACGATActtaactacagtggaacctcagttatccagaccccacttatccggattctcagttaaccaaattacggaaatgactgctctatttagagtagtgattgttctattaaggtagttgaaaatactgatatttaaaaaaaaatttgattatgctatttaatgttatttatacacagtttcagagatacggacttttcagacttatggaccaccactggtcccaaggggttcagataactgaggttccactgtatcccAAATTAAAGGATATATTGCATCACAAACCACTTGTAGAGCAATAATTTCACAAGTTTTATCTGAGCAATATTTCAGATCAAAAATATACATTATCCTATTAGAATAGTGAGGGGCCTATATTGTACCGAGTAACTGAGTGACTCAGGTCACTCGTTTGTATTGTGACAGCATCACCCattcaaaatattctaatagaacagtcatagatTAAAGTGTTGTCTGATCTGCATATATATGAATGTATActaacctcacttagtggctaTCTCAATAATGAGGCCACCTTGTTATGCAGGCCAGGTCCAGCAAGTCCAAATGTATTTTACATTCTATTGCTTTTCATTCATAAACCACACCTCATCAATATGGCCAAACTGGTAAAACTTATACAATATTCCCTCAATAAACAGGTCAGCTGAGCAGGTAGACAAGGTAGATATCACTGCTGCTCTTAACTGCACAATTTAACTATAAGAAGCCATACTTGGCAATAAACTTCATGCTTTTTCTTGCCATTATACCTCAATTATGCTAGGGAATTCTACTAAACAGTCATAGTTTTAACATATCAACCAACGAGATGATTACTGGtgacagtaaaagtgtcaacaacagatacAGCATGTGTGgattggctccattacaagttcgggaaagtgTTGTAATGGATgctggcttccccataggaaatgtacgGTGAAAGTTTTGATTGattataaatattgtgtcaggcgTTTGAACAAAAAGATCAGGTCAAGCAAGGCTAcgaatgagccaaatttcaagatcgtgccataagttattaaatgttttgaggatccagctcaatgcgtacatgcTATAGCGAGTTGCTGGATTGTTGAAAGTCTCAATAATAAGACCACTTTATTTTTGGCCACATTCCAGAGGTTTTtggtaatagggccacctcactAATAGAGCCATTTATCATGGGTCCCATAGATGGCTCTATTAACGAAATCTACTTTTGCCTGTCTTACCTAACTAGTCACCCATGGACCACTGCCTCTGACTCGCTACTAGTACTGACCACATTGAAGTAGAAACTAACTCTAACATTTTCAGTAGGTGACCCAATgttgttccacttgtttgtttacttttagcAACGTAACTATGACTGGTTAACcaacacatactgtatcaaaggaaagaatggtgccagacttaatgttttcatcttaacatgcaccccaactatcaactactgaaaagtgaagtggccattatacttCTATGCTCAgcccattacaaatgaagagcagtataaaaggtacctctgcaatcaatccagttactatggAATATGGTTGATTCCTGTtgcaaatgtagggaagccataatGTGCTAccgcgaattgacaccttgcactgggAAACAATtaaagataagtccatgatgcgtgcatcgTCTGTagtgcggtatgccaaaaggcacctatcgGGCAGAGGCAACATCCAACGGTGAAAGAATCAAacctgtagtcctagctgttaCACTTGTCTTAGACAGGCAGCTACTTAGGATTAttaaattccactgaataataaaagaattttgtagcaacctattgaaagcatttcgggttgcactgaaggcacttttgggcttggttatacttaaccaatactgccaaggtgccatgaaggtaatGTGCTGGGTTCTGGTCAACATTTTTcatgtgagaaagtgcaaacctccatgatccctaatatacagtactactactactgttttTGTAATATCTAGTTGAAATAAAGTGATTGTAGATAACCATCGAGTCCACATTATTGACCTTTAATCATGCAGTAACAGTACAGTAGActatgcagtggcggatctagaaattttcagagggggtttcagattccactcaacttcagcctagctgaaagatgaagaccaaaaaaaaggagAAAAGGTTACAACCTGCTATTGAACACCacaattgtgatttcaaaggcaaaagtatggaGTTTTGCCAGTAGAAAGTCCTTCTATAACACACAATGTATGACTCGTGGCGATTTTACCACCCACACGATGACTCGTCAATAAAGTTGGGGCGTGCACTATTTTCAgaaggggtttcagctgaaaccattgcaacccccctgtatccgccactgctatGTAAGTATGATATTCAGTGGTGGTGATTCTAGATCTGACATACAGGGAAGTGAATGATGTAGTGTGCATGGATGTAGTAGTTAAGTTCCCATATTTCTACACAACACATGATTAAATTAAAATATGTACCTTCTTCTTAATTAAAAACTTAACACTTGCATCTATTCCATAGCCGCAGGCATACATAAGTGGAGTGATGCCTCTGCTGTCTGAAGACTGGAGTAGCTGTGCACAATTACGAGTGACTGCTTGGAGCATATCAGGAGAGTTTTGAGAAGCAGCAACGTGAGCCACCGTCTGCCCTTCACTGTTGCACTGCTCAACATTAACATTATTTGACCTCAGTAGTAGTTCTAGCATTTCTGTTTGTCCACATTGTGCAGCATACAGTAAGGGAGGATTGTCACTACTAGTCACATCAGCTCCTGCGTTTAATAGTAGCACAAAAGGCTCAAGAGTTCCAGTTGTGATGCTGAGAGTGAGAGGTGTTTGTCCTTGTGTATCTGGGTACTCCACAATATCTGGTGGTAGGTGGGCAAGAAGAAGCTCCAAGCATTTAATAGAGTTGACTTGTATTGCTAAGTGAAATGGTGACATCCCTGAAAAATCTGGAATTTTACAAATGTCTTCAGAGTCTACAAAAAGCAAAAATAAATAACAGGTGCAATGCTAATAAAATTATGCAACTGCAACATGCAAAATAAACATATTTTAGTTTGCTGAAGATGTTATGTGGATCATTTACATTAGACAAACAACTCAATCAAGTACATAAAAGCTAGGATCTCAGCTCTATCATGCATTGTGttgcaaatttattattaaaAAATTGTACTACACAACTATGGAAGATGCATGCATGACAAGGATACATTGTGTTGACACTACACTACTCACACTTAAGCAATGATGCATGagttgactgctcaattagagtgtGTTACCTGAATGACTATAAATATAGCATGTTAATTTATTA is a window encoding:
- the LOC136244177 gene encoding inversin-B-like isoform X2, translating into MADVYELLIHCASQGDVAQLDSVLTKYANDIDINFQTEGGLNLLIHTVISAGSNINPKGRYLDVVKVLVRVGISLAVADVSYGRTALHWAVQYDLDDILTELLIADSEDICKIPDFSGMSPFHLAIQVNSIKCLELLLAHLPPDIVEYPDTQGQTPLTLSITTGTLEPFVLLLNAGADVTSSDNPPLLYAAQCGQTEMLELLLRSNNVNVEQCNSEGQTVAHVAASQNSPDMLQAVTRNCAQLLQSSDSRGITPLMYACGYGIDASVKFLIKKKVSLDAVDSDGKGCIHWACESHADKAHKCIQILCKALPSLLELCDKQGRTPLHSAAMGGNSKNIETLINLGCNIQTRDAEDCTALHWAAGSGQLDCLVALAQLGLAVNVPTKQGNLPVHYAANSGNEACLKYLLEAGCDMESEDGNKRTPLHWAAQNAGSINCLQLLVMFGADCNKIDGEGLNALHMASRNDNLLACQYLIETARCNGNAEDAEGQTSLFHALEGGSLGCMEFLLSRGSNCNHQNRDGRSLTHLAASLGFLEALQLLAQYGADFELQSSKGVRPIHDAAANGQADTLEYLASIGCDIYAQTSDGSTILHYSAVQGQSLCVKMILDANFDPNVVLTTEENDKLTPLDCAQAYGHAEAAALIQGAGGQPYSYFSPVSETKDIPPEEDIPGAVEKTNESAIMVAFDDEKKSLPEKQAAFDAENKITEQSLDDDAVQSGQVKASVDAAKEDQVTEHIQHPLDSEKVSTEEETATTLPKDQDTHQSAAMQSPGGETIGKQKSLERPERFKSDSSLFSRAISFLRGQEQKPTTMIASAVALYGAQATFLAGAIMGSPLGRKAMEVGEKVAKNAADDLIDEASQLRKTLPVLLWEESRTPTPLPTPTPPATPSPEPVKAPSPVVIDIDPLERRIRKARAQLDTKKTPAFLAIQELLKAEATHVKLTKQFEFARLEEHLEKMRMEHKMKESKAKEESKELVDKYNSRLRKIQATSETVHSKIDEVLETAATENAVFGTTLQSLGISPKPSVSEWLKKKQEQKRAQLQTNLISWDIHKPRRDQTIKMKQTATLERATRHAAWETEKNIQHKIKLLKNTDKVIRNPYLSYSSARHSSSPTTDHLQRRRVRRLTTPHKMERRTPTPHSIKRSYSVQFTPKGFTQVALDDTTSRTSTPHKLDQLWKLGDTVAKGNVSSTRVLLDEVPLSVRVRATGPKTYHMSRSLVFVPPEEYNGSKKKHPLLRSKSFEQNSSLQNEHTVQYHTHTGNIYIT
- the LOC136244177 gene encoding inversin-B-like isoform X1 codes for the protein MADVYELLIHCASQGDVAQLDSVLTKYANDIDINFQTEGGLNLLIHTVISAGSNINPKGRYLDVVKVLVRVGISLAVADVSYGRTALHWAVQYDLDDILTELLIADSEDICKIPDFSGMSPFHLAIQVNSIKCLELLLAHLPPDIVEYPDTQGQTPLTLSITTGTLEPFVLLLNAGADVTSSDNPPLLYAAQCGQTEMLELLLRSNNVNVEQCNSEGQTVAHVAASQNSPDMLQAVTRNCAQLLQSSDSRGITPLMYACGYGIDASVKFLIKKKVSLDAVDSDGKGCIHWACESHADKAHKCIQILCKALPSLLELCDKQGRTPLHSAAMGGNSKNIETLINLGCNIQTRDAEDCTALHWAAGSGQLDCLVALAQLGLAVNVPTKQGNLPVHYAANSGNEACLKYLLEAGCDMESEDGNKRTPLHWAAQNAGSINCLQLLVMFGADCNKIDGEGLNALHMASRNDNLLACQYLIETARCNGNAEDAEGQTSLFHALEGGSLGCMEFLLSRGSNCNHQNRDGRSLTHLAASLGFLEALQLLAQYGADFELQSSKGVRPIHDAAANGQADTLEYLASIGCDIYAQTSDGSTILHYSAVQGQSLCVKMILDANFDPNVVLTTEENDKLTPLDCAQAYGHAEAAALIQGAGGQPYSYFSPVSETKDIPPEEDIPGAVEKTNESAIMVHEVTVSSVENKKPLLEKQVAFDDEKKSLPEKQAAFDAENKITEQSLDDDAVQSGQVKASVDAAKEDQVTEHIQHPLDSEKVSTEEETATTLPKDQDTHQSAAMQSPGGETIGKQKSLERPERFKSDSSLFSRAISFLRGQEQKPTTMIASAVALYGAQATFLAGAIMGSPLGRKAMEVGEKVAKNAADDLIDEASQLRKTLPVLLWEESRTPTPLPTPTPPATPSPEPVKAPSPVVIDIDPLERRIRKARAQLDTKKTPAFLAIQELLKAEATHVKLTKQFEFARLEEHLEKMRMEHKMKESKAKEESKELVDKYNSRLRKIQATSETVHSKIDEVLETAATENAVFGTTLQSLGISPKPSVSEWLKKKQEQKRAQLQTNLISWDIHKPRRDQTIKMKQTATLERATRHAAWETEKNIQHKIKLLKNTDKVIRNPYLSYSSARHSSSPTTDHLQRRRVRRLTTPHKMERRTPTPHSIKRSYSVQFTPKGFTQVALDDTTSRTSTPHKLDQLWKLGDTVAKGNVSSTRVLLDEVPLSVRVRATGPKTYHMSRSLVFVPPEEYNGSKKKHPLLRSKSFEQNSSLQNEHTVQYHTHTGNIYIT